One Triticum dicoccoides isolate Atlit2015 ecotype Zavitan chromosome 5B, WEW_v2.0, whole genome shotgun sequence genomic window carries:
- the LOC119305586 gene encoding uncharacterized protein LOC119305586 isoform X2 encodes MKIFSWMANKISGKQEASRFPASSSGPSRSKVPDCRNDEFSDWPQSLLAIGTFGNKQIEEVAQVQDASEDGQSMQDAIKFTEEEVDKIQKEFAMILASKDQTETHDPHDDDQVASHKNVDESINEKHRDQLFNKIVISKAKDSPGKKASTLKPRSVASLLKLLMRKGGFASAVPDPRNSFPQSRMEKLLKAILQKKIHPQNSSALVPRRHLDWKPDEQEINECLEDALRDLDDDGAKWVKTDSDFIVLEM; translated from the exons ATGAAG ATTTTCAGCTGGATGGCGAACAAGATCAGCGGGAAGCAGGAGGCCAGCCGCTTCCCGGCCAGTTCCTCCGGGCCTTCTC GTTCTAAAGTGCCGGACTGTCGCAACGACGAGTTCAGCGATTGGCCCCAATCATTGCTTGCCATTGGGACATTTGGAAATAAGCAGATAGAGGAGGTAGCACAAGTGCAGGATGCTTCCGAGGATGGGCAGTCCATGCAAGATGCCATCAAGTTTACAGAGGAGGAAGTAGACAAAATACAGAAAGAGTTTGCAATGATACTAGCAAGCAAAGACCAAACGGAAACTCATGACCCGCACGATGATGACCAGGTAGCTTCACACAAAAATGTCGATGAGAGCATAAATGAGAAGCACAGGGACCAGCTGTTTAACAAGATCGTCATAAGTAAGGCAAAAGATTCACCGGGGAAGAAAGCAAGTACACTCAAGCCGAGATCAGTTGCTTCGCTCCTCAAACTACTCATGCGTAAGGGTGGCTTTGCCTCTGCTGTTCCAGATCCAAGGAACTCTTTCCCTCAATCAAGAATGGAAAAG CTGCTCAAGGCAATACTTCAGAAGAAAATACATCCGCAAAATTCTTCGGCGCTCGTACCTAGGAGACATTTGGACTGGAAGCCAGATGAGCAAGAGATCAATGAATGCCTTGAGGATGCACTCCGTGATCTAGACGATGATGGCGCAAAATGGGTCAAAACTGATTCAGACT TTATTGTGCTAGAAATGTAA
- the LOC119305586 gene encoding uncharacterized protein LOC119305586 isoform X1: MKIFSWMANKISGKQEASRFPASSSGPSRSKVPDCRNDEFSDWPQSLLAIGTFGNKQIEEVAQVQDASEDGQSMQDAIKFTEEEVDKIQKEFAMILASKDQTETHDPHDDDQVASHKNVDESINEKHRDQLFNKIVISKAKDSPGKKASTLKPRSVASLLKLLMRKGGFASAVPDPRNSFPQSRMEKLLKAILQKKIHPQNSSALVPRRHLDWKPDEQEINECLEDALRDLDDDGAKWVKTDSDCKLHTLIPNK; the protein is encoded by the exons ATGAAG ATTTTCAGCTGGATGGCGAACAAGATCAGCGGGAAGCAGGAGGCCAGCCGCTTCCCGGCCAGTTCCTCCGGGCCTTCTC GTTCTAAAGTGCCGGACTGTCGCAACGACGAGTTCAGCGATTGGCCCCAATCATTGCTTGCCATTGGGACATTTGGAAATAAGCAGATAGAGGAGGTAGCACAAGTGCAGGATGCTTCCGAGGATGGGCAGTCCATGCAAGATGCCATCAAGTTTACAGAGGAGGAAGTAGACAAAATACAGAAAGAGTTTGCAATGATACTAGCAAGCAAAGACCAAACGGAAACTCATGACCCGCACGATGATGACCAGGTAGCTTCACACAAAAATGTCGATGAGAGCATAAATGAGAAGCACAGGGACCAGCTGTTTAACAAGATCGTCATAAGTAAGGCAAAAGATTCACCGGGGAAGAAAGCAAGTACACTCAAGCCGAGATCAGTTGCTTCGCTCCTCAAACTACTCATGCGTAAGGGTGGCTTTGCCTCTGCTGTTCCAGATCCAAGGAACTCTTTCCCTCAATCAAGAATGGAAAAG CTGCTCAAGGCAATACTTCAGAAGAAAATACATCCGCAAAATTCTTCGGCGCTCGTACCTAGGAGACATTTGGACTGGAAGCCAGATGAGCAAGAGATCAATGAATGCCTTGAGGATGCACTCCGTGATCTAGACGATGATGGCGCAAAATGGGTCAAAACTGATTCAGACTGTAAGTTGCATACTTTGATCCCGAACAAATGA